A single window of Luteipulveratus halotolerans DNA harbors:
- a CDS encoding DUF1266 domain-containing protein: MLPALEAQADGGWVAPALAERLLYKYMDDDDVSGYLAILATVGVYHPVPITGAHSDPDRRQLIIGEADGSRVMSVFTLDVLPRPHPKVVYEFADLRDLLRIVDDVDVLLVNPGTPCSKALPLGKKMKRLIRRMHDKYWEDGYFVGRVRTRESNATEPGALLHGLACGAQLCTTNGYTWNTTDHHGNGYSSEVALLEKWWGVRTREDWQRIMRDLLDLNVGTSSWDDVLQTRNLLVKQFGGPVDGAQWCQYDESALRQYAARSGAPSAPGANDGLDRALAARRELILMVVHCEARLREDSVLGDGEYVRTTAAWDLGRASAMARWGRSTRFCTQAEMFEALRELSEEARRRYTSWEEFDIAYLLGRCIQFDGDFSREWYAEARDNHERLLSNDQSPWVTVPFR; this comes from the coding sequence GTGCTACCGGCTCTCGAGGCGCAGGCTGACGGCGGCTGGGTCGCACCGGCACTGGCCGAGCGGCTGCTCTACAAGTACATGGACGACGACGACGTCTCCGGCTATCTGGCGATCCTCGCGACCGTGGGTGTCTATCACCCCGTGCCGATCACCGGCGCCCACTCCGACCCGGACCGCCGACAGCTGATCATCGGCGAGGCCGACGGCTCACGGGTGATGTCGGTGTTCACCCTCGACGTGCTGCCGCGCCCGCACCCGAAGGTCGTCTACGAGTTCGCCGACCTGCGCGATCTGCTGCGGATCGTCGACGACGTCGACGTCCTGCTGGTCAACCCGGGGACTCCGTGCAGCAAGGCCCTGCCGCTCGGCAAGAAGATGAAGCGGCTGATCCGCCGGATGCACGACAAGTACTGGGAGGACGGGTATTTCGTCGGTCGCGTCCGCACGCGCGAGAGCAACGCGACCGAGCCCGGCGCCCTCCTCCACGGCCTGGCCTGTGGCGCACAGCTGTGCACGACCAACGGCTACACCTGGAACACCACCGACCACCACGGCAACGGCTACAGCTCCGAGGTCGCGCTGCTCGAGAAGTGGTGGGGCGTCAGGACACGCGAGGACTGGCAGCGGATCATGCGCGACCTCCTCGACCTCAACGTCGGCACGTCGTCGTGGGACGACGTGCTCCAGACGCGCAACCTGCTGGTCAAGCAGTTCGGCGGGCCGGTCGACGGCGCGCAGTGGTGCCAGTACGACGAGTCGGCGCTCCGTCAGTACGCCGCCCGGTCCGGTGCCCCCTCTGCTCCCGGTGCGAACGACGGTCTCGACCGGGCGCTCGCGGCCCGCCGTGAGCTGATCCTGATGGTGGTGCACTGTGAGGCACGCCTACGCGAGGACAGCGTGCTCGGTGACGGCGAGTATGTCCGTACGACGGCCGCCTGGGACCTGGGTCGCGCCTCCGCCATGGCCCGCTGGGGCCGCAGCACCCGCTTCTGCACCCAGGCCGAGATGTTCGAGGCCCTCCGCGAGCTCAGCGAGGAGGCTCGGCGACGCTACACCTCGTGGGAGGAGTTCGACATCGCCTACCTGCTCGGGCGCTGCATTCAGTTCGACGGGGACTTCTCGCGGGAGTGGTACGCCGAGGCGCGCGACAACCACGAGCGGCTCCTCAGCAATGACCAGAGCCCCTGGGTGACCGTCCCGTTCCGCTGA
- a CDS encoding CoA transferase, whose product MTDVSAPAGPLTGVRVVSLAINLPGPAAAARLSALGAEVTKVEPPSGDPLAFGVPAYYEQLTAGQEVVTLDLKDETERESLWALLGETDLLVTSSRPSALARLDLGWESVHQRVPGLCQVAIVGHPGDEAEVAGHDLTYQATVGTLQPPQMPTTLIADLAGAERAVADGLAALLARARTGEGVLREVALSDVAASMAQPAAHGLTSAEGFLGGALPAYGIYSTASGFVALAALEGHFWQRVVELLGVEGSRGDLEAAFSTRTADEWEAWGREHGLPIAAVRTPGSH is encoded by the coding sequence GGCCCGGCTGAGTGCGCTCGGTGCCGAGGTGACCAAGGTCGAGCCGCCGAGCGGTGACCCGCTCGCGTTCGGTGTGCCGGCGTACTACGAGCAGCTCACCGCCGGGCAGGAGGTCGTGACGCTCGACCTCAAGGACGAGACCGAGCGCGAGTCGCTGTGGGCGCTGCTCGGCGAGACCGACCTGCTGGTCACCTCCAGCCGTCCGTCCGCGCTCGCGAGGCTCGACCTCGGCTGGGAGTCCGTGCACCAGCGCGTGCCTGGCCTGTGCCAGGTCGCGATCGTCGGGCACCCGGGCGACGAGGCCGAGGTGGCCGGCCACGACCTGACCTATCAGGCGACCGTCGGCACGCTCCAGCCCCCGCAGATGCCGACGACGCTGATCGCGGACCTCGCGGGCGCCGAGCGTGCGGTGGCCGATGGTCTGGCGGCGCTCCTCGCTCGTGCGCGTACCGGCGAGGGTGTGCTGCGCGAGGTCGCTCTGAGCGACGTCGCCGCGTCGATGGCGCAACCTGCCGCTCACGGACTGACGTCGGCGGAAGGGTTCCTCGGAGGTGCGCTGCCGGCGTACGGAATCTATTCGACCGCAAGCGGATTCGTCGCTCTCGCCGCTCTCGAGGGGCACTTCTGGCAGCGTGTCGTCGAGCTCCTCGGAGTCGAGGGCAGCAGGGGTGACCTGGAGGCTGCGTTCAGCACCCGTACCGCCGACGAGTGGGAGGCGTGGGGTCGCGAGCACGGTCTGCCGATCGCCGCCGTACGCACACCCGGCAGCCACTGA